A section of the Vibrio vulnificus CMCP6 genome encodes:
- a CDS encoding NUDIX hydrolase: MEERIRKRDVKVCPVVLRKSGNYRELLLFEHPLAEVQLVKGTLEPSDISIESAALRELEEESGLSSVSSAHYLDCWESGFQNQLWHFVLCEIDQELPNSWSFFTQDDGGHEFNFFWHKVGSKPDFKCHKVFFDAIKQVEILCI; this comes from the coding sequence GTGGAAGAAAGAATCCGAAAAAGGGACGTAAAAGTCTGCCCTGTAGTGCTCAGAAAATCAGGAAACTATCGTGAGTTACTGTTGTTTGAACATCCATTAGCTGAGGTTCAACTTGTTAAAGGAACACTAGAGCCGTCGGATATTTCTATCGAAAGTGCCGCTTTGAGAGAGCTGGAAGAAGAATCTGGGTTATCTAGTGTATCAAGTGCTCACTATCTCGACTGCTGGGAAAGCGGTTTTCAAAATCAACTGTGGCATTTTGTGCTTTGCGAAATAGACCAAGAACTACCGAATAGCTGGAGTTTCTTTACTCAAGATGACGGTGGGCATGAGTTTAATTTCTTCTGGCATAAAGTAGGAAGTAAGCCCGATTTTAAGTGTCATAAAGTATTCTTTGACGCCATTAAGCAAGTCGAAATTCTGTGCATATAA
- a CDS encoding helix-turn-helix domain-containing protein, whose protein sequence is MTSISFDTMIAENFSPFEIVEMDVKGKLFTIINSKIHQKGWSQKEAAVALEITQPRISNLKNLHHDKFSIEALMKLADKLGCEIEVSTKSGLTIAISE, encoded by the coding sequence ATGACAAGCATTTCATTCGACACAATGATCGCCGAGAATTTCTCGCCTTTTGAAATTGTAGAAATGGACGTAAAAGGCAAACTTTTTACAATCATCAACTCTAAAATCCACCAGAAAGGCTGGAGCCAAAAAGAAGCCGCTGTGGCTCTTGAAATCACTCAGCCAAGGATTAGTAATCTTAAAAACCTTCATCACGATAAATTTTCAATCGAGGCTTTAATGAAGCTTGCAGATAAATTGGGTTGTGAAATTGAGGTTAGTACAAAGTCTGGGTTGACTATCGCAATTTCAGAATAA
- a CDS encoding LysE family translocator yields MDLNAILLFVVACLAINMIPGPDVIYIVSNTMKGKLTTGFKAAIGLGVGYFVHTLAACLGLSAIILSSAAAFSAVKWLGAAYLVYLGVQSLLSMWRGGSKIVVSESVETNKNVFIQGVIVSVLNPKVALFFLSFLPQFVDKSAGSASMQLLVLGLLFSALATLCNVLYASVGSWVFSRSNSQRYSRALEGVSGVLLIGLAGKVAISER; encoded by the coding sequence ATGGATTTAAACGCAATATTACTATTTGTAGTCGCTTGCCTGGCTATCAATATGATACCTGGCCCAGACGTAATCTACATCGTCTCAAACACAATGAAAGGCAAGCTTACAACTGGATTTAAAGCTGCAATTGGTCTAGGTGTTGGCTACTTTGTACATACATTAGCTGCGTGTTTAGGTTTGTCCGCGATAATCCTCAGCTCTGCTGCAGCTTTTAGTGCGGTAAAATGGTTGGGTGCCGCTTACTTAGTATATTTAGGTGTCCAGTCTCTGCTATCTATGTGGCGTGGAGGCAGTAAAATAGTGGTTAGTGAAAGTGTTGAAACCAACAAAAATGTATTTATACAAGGCGTTATTGTTAGTGTTTTGAACCCGAAGGTAGCACTATTCTTCCTTTCATTTTTACCTCAGTTTGTCGATAAATCTGCAGGCTCCGCGTCAATGCAATTATTAGTGCTTGGTTTGCTCTTCAGCGCATTAGCTACGCTGTGTAACGTTCTCTATGCCTCAGTCGGTAGTTGGGTTTTTAGTCGTTCAAATTCTCAGCGTTATTCACGAGCACTTGAGGGTGTCTCGGGAGTTCTGCTTATTGGGCTAGCAGGCAAAGTCGCAATCAGTGAGCGCTAG
- a CDS encoding GNAT family N-acetyltransferase, with translation MEVISERLRMKPLSGNDLSLFLQLHTNPSVISLCFDELPKLEIESKFKSRLAPWFVDSEHWLCLVVVESTTNKAVGITGFCVNDSVAEVGFMFLPEYHGLGYGTESLQALINYSMSEFGIDKYSAVVTEGNIGSEKVLTKVGFVLDRIVPQAYEIGGHLYADHVYKYV, from the coding sequence ATGGAAGTAATATCTGAAAGGCTACGGATGAAGCCATTATCGGGAAATGACTTGTCTTTATTTCTACAACTCCATACAAACCCAAGTGTCATTTCGCTCTGTTTCGATGAACTGCCAAAGTTAGAAATTGAGAGTAAATTTAAATCTCGATTAGCACCTTGGTTTGTAGATTCGGAGCATTGGTTATGTTTAGTTGTTGTCGAGTCCACAACGAATAAAGCAGTAGGTATAACAGGTTTTTGTGTTAACGATTCTGTTGCTGAAGTTGGGTTTATGTTTTTACCCGAATATCATGGGCTCGGGTATGGTACAGAGTCACTGCAAGCCCTCATAAATTATTCAATGTCAGAGTTCGGCATCGATAAATACAGTGCAGTTGTCACCGAGGGCAACATTGGTTCCGAAAAGGTACTTACAAAAGTGGGTTTTGTGCTCGATAGGATAGTGCCTCAAGCTTATGAAATTGGTGGTCATTTGTACGCAGACCATGTCTACAAATATGTGTAA
- a CDS encoding GFA family protein, with translation MKLTCHCENVTLILSEIPTEVGECNCSICRRYAASWAYFSPEQVEVTMTKPTDIYCWGDKEVEFHRCSVCGCITHYVTTAKCLDKILAVNMRMAEAEVLSGIAVRNINGASY, from the coding sequence ATGAAACTGACATGCCATTGTGAAAATGTAACTCTTATTTTGAGTGAAATTCCAACAGAAGTTGGTGAGTGTAATTGTTCAATTTGTCGACGTTATGCTGCTTCTTGGGCGTATTTTTCTCCGGAACAAGTCGAAGTCACCATGACAAAACCAACAGATATCTACTGTTGGGGTGACAAAGAAGTCGAATTTCATCGGTGTTCAGTTTGTGGTTGCATTACTCATTATGTAACTACAGCCAAATGTCTGGATAAAATCTTGGCCGTAAACATGCGAATGGCTGAAGCAGAAGTATTGTCAGGTATTGCAGTGAGAAATATCAATGGCGCATCGTACTAA
- a CDS encoding GNAT family N-acetyltransferase, with amino-acid sequence MKMETDRLVLRQWRDDDYQPYAALCSDPHVMRYFLAPLSHAESYEQAEKIKKLILDKGWGFWAVELKATGQFIGFVGLHSQDEDSGFPNAPFLEIGWRLSSEFWGLGYAPEAAQKALQFAFEKLDAPTVFAFTTLQNRPSQRVMLKLGMVDTKQDFSHPKVVKGHPLERHCLYAITREQWLGKSA; translated from the coding sequence ATGAAAATGGAAACAGATAGGCTTGTTTTACGTCAGTGGCGAGATGACGATTATCAACCTTATGCTGCGTTGTGTTCTGATCCTCATGTGATGAGATATTTTCTTGCACCACTTTCGCATGCTGAGAGTTATGAACAAGCAGAAAAAATCAAAAAGCTAATTTTAGATAAAGGTTGGGGTTTTTGGGCAGTTGAACTTAAGGCAACGGGGCAGTTTATTGGATTTGTTGGGTTACATAGCCAAGATGAAGACAGTGGTTTTCCTAATGCTCCTTTTCTTGAAATTGGCTGGCGGCTGTCTTCTGAGTTTTGGGGGCTAGGCTACGCTCCTGAAGCGGCTCAAAAGGCATTGCAATTCGCATTTGAAAAGTTAGATGCACCAACAGTTTTTGCATTTACTACTTTGCAGAATCGTCCTTCTCAGCGTGTAATGCTGAAGCTTGGGATGGTTGATACGAAGCAGGACTTTAGCCATCCAAAGGTAGTTAAAGGCCATCCTTTGGAGCGACATTGCTTGTACGCAATTACACGTGAGCAGTGGTTAGGAAAATCTGCATAA
- a CDS encoding GNAT family N-acetyltransferase: MNLVDFQKTDFHLLIEWIDSDELNYLWGGPAYTFPLTSEQIIAHCTKEEVFPYLLKVSGQNAGFVELYKVTNEHYRICRVFISNSYRGRGLSKSMLMLLIDKVRSDFSATTLSLGVFEHNTVARKCYESLGFNVIGIESGTRSFDGQLWGLVRMEKRL; this comes from the coding sequence ATGAACTTAGTAGATTTTCAAAAAACGGATTTTCACCTGCTTATCGAATGGATCGACTCAGATGAGTTGAACTATTTATGGGGTGGTCCAGCTTATACTTTTCCGCTGACTTCTGAACAGATCATTGCCCATTGTACCAAGGAAGAAGTATTTCCTTACTTGCTAAAAGTAAGTGGTCAGAATGCTGGGTTTGTGGAGTTGTATAAAGTCACCAACGAGCATTATCGAATTTGTCGTGTATTTATCTCAAACTCTTATCGTGGGCGAGGCTTATCAAAATCTATGCTTATGTTATTAATAGATAAAGTCCGGTCAGATTTTTCTGCGACTACGCTTAGTTTAGGCGTTTTTGAACATAACACTGTAGCTAGAAAGTGCTATGAATCTTTAGGTTTTAATGTCATTGGGATTGAATCTGGCACCAGATCTTTTGATGGTCAATTATGGGGTTTGGTGCGAATGGAAAAACGGTTATAA
- a CDS encoding NUDIX domain-containing protein, with protein MQHFNGCKLVVHCNEQILTYKRDNISSISYPNCWDLPGGGREGNETPEDCALRELKEEFGIELCPSRIHYKQKVESHTGFGCAYFLAVTITESELREIQFGDEGQYWKLMDIETYLALSDAVPSNQQRIRGYLNL; from the coding sequence GTGCAACATTTTAACGGATGCAAATTAGTTGTTCATTGTAACGAGCAAATTCTTACCTATAAAAGAGATAATATTTCTTCCATCTCATACCCAAATTGCTGGGACTTACCTGGTGGCGGTCGTGAAGGGAACGAAACGCCAGAGGATTGTGCACTAAGAGAATTGAAAGAAGAATTCGGTATCGAACTGTGCCCATCGCGTATTCATTACAAGCAAAAAGTGGAAAGTCATACAGGCTTTGGTTGTGCGTATTTTCTAGCGGTTACGATAACCGAAAGTGAGTTACGCGAAATTCAGTTTGGCGATGAGGGGCAATATTGGAAGCTTATGGACATAGAAACGTACTTAGCCCTCTCAGACGCTGTGCCATCCAACCAGCAAAGAATAAGAGGCTATCTCAACCTATGA
- a CDS encoding GTP pyrophosphokinase, which yields MSTIKESEMEKDKNLTPEELKERAIRFYNRYGNELEQVRELLQIRLTQLAHAYTINHNLPPEAITVSTRVKSLGSFLKKLEKKGFPQFYLPTEVIQDLIGARVICWFIDDCNGIMDFISSSNHLDVKPESIEDYITNPKPSGYRSIHLQARVAYDSISKAKGSESVEIKNESMLCEVQIRTKIQDAWGDMTHEFHYKAKIVGVENAMLETMLSELSKRLSNEDNSLLTLRDAYQGLIDEKQKSGKRTGFIANPENIV from the coding sequence ATGAGTACAATAAAAGAGTCAGAAATGGAAAAAGACAAGAATTTAACCCCAGAAGAATTGAAAGAGCGAGCGATTCGTTTCTACAACCGTTACGGAAACGAGCTTGAACAGGTTAGAGAGTTGCTTCAAATTCGGTTAACGCAGTTAGCTCATGCATACACTATAAATCACAATCTTCCTCCTGAAGCCATTACGGTTTCAACACGAGTTAAGAGCCTAGGTAGCTTCCTAAAGAAACTGGAAAAAAAAGGATTCCCTCAGTTCTATTTGCCAACAGAGGTTATTCAAGACTTAATTGGTGCGCGAGTAATATGTTGGTTTATAGATGATTGTAATGGAATTATGGATTTCATTTCTTCGTCGAATCACCTCGATGTGAAACCTGAATCAATTGAAGACTACATTACAAACCCTAAGCCTTCTGGTTACCGTTCTATACATCTTCAAGCTCGCGTTGCTTATGACAGTATTAGCAAGGCAAAAGGCAGCGAAAGTGTTGAAATAAAAAATGAATCAATGCTCTGCGAGGTTCAAATTCGAACGAAGATTCAAGACGCATGGGGTGATATGACACACGAGTTTCACTATAAGGCGAAAATAGTTGGTGTAGAAAATGCGATGTTAGAGACAATGCTATCTGAACTATCTAAACGCCTGAGCAATGAAGATAATTCACTATTAACTTTGAGGGATGCTTATCAAGGGTTGATAGATGAAAAGCAAAAGTCTGGTAAAAGAACTGGCTTCATTGCGAACCCCGAAAATATTGTATAA
- a CDS encoding TIM44-like domain-containing protein has translation MSKLVVYLSAIVVACLVVAEPAFAGPGGKIASVLSETFWGKVIIICLLVFFSPFIVYAFCKEKLAEQRARKDLRFMAGYSELFEWLKVQERVKDCFYRVHAGWESEDLSSVSDWMTDWYWQNQQQVHLESWKKQGLVNVCKVTHLSKIKPLLFVHRNQSVEHEGSMVVVAITGETQDYLMVKETGKIVEGSKKFKDVETIWTLTLTNGVWKVSNIESCTMFIDYVNEAKHLPKIETTVVSDLRA, from the coding sequence ATGAGTAAATTAGTGGTTTATTTGTCGGCAATTGTTGTCGCATGTTTAGTGGTAGCAGAGCCCGCATTTGCGGGCCCTGGAGGAAAAATTGCAAGCGTATTATCTGAGACATTCTGGGGAAAGGTAATAATAATATGTTTATTAGTCTTTTTTTCACCGTTTATAGTGTACGCCTTTTGCAAGGAGAAACTAGCTGAGCAACGTGCTAGAAAAGATCTGAGGTTTATGGCTGGCTATAGTGAACTGTTTGAGTGGTTAAAAGTACAAGAAAGAGTCAAGGATTGTTTCTATCGAGTGCATGCTGGTTGGGAGAGTGAAGACCTATCGAGTGTTTCAGACTGGATGACAGATTGGTATTGGCAAAATCAGCAGCAAGTACATCTTGAGAGTTGGAAAAAACAAGGGTTGGTTAATGTATGTAAGGTAACCCATTTGTCCAAAATTAAGCCGTTACTATTTGTTCATAGGAATCAATCTGTAGAACACGAAGGTTCTATGGTTGTGGTTGCTATTACGGGAGAAACTCAAGATTACCTAATGGTTAAAGAGACAGGAAAAATTGTTGAAGGGAGTAAAAAATTCAAAGATGTCGAAACAATTTGGACTTTGACCTTAACTAATGGGGTTTGGAAAGTCTCTAACATTGAAAGCTGTACGATGTTTATAGATTATGTCAATGAAGCTAAGCATTTACCCAAGATTGAGACTACGGTTGTAAGCGACTTGAGGGCCTAA
- a CDS encoding type II toxin-antitoxin system RelE/ParE family toxin: MSKINVCVSKPATREFAKLPKDAQKAFRTYVEETLKKGEYSSLDTEKFKSVHTSVVEVKVKGRPAGRMFYTTLVDGHIEVLAFATKSRNGQDPKIKATVEQRFKDFKSAQGIH; the protein is encoded by the coding sequence ATGTCAAAAATTAATGTTTGTGTTTCAAAACCTGCGACTCGTGAGTTCGCAAAGCTTCCAAAAGATGCCCAGAAAGCCTTCAGAACTTATGTTGAAGAAACTCTTAAAAAAGGTGAGTATTCGAGCCTCGATACCGAAAAGTTCAAATCAGTTCATACTTCGGTTGTAGAGGTCAAAGTTAAAGGTCGTCCTGCGGGTCGTATGTTCTACACAACATTGGTCGATGGTCACATCGAAGTTTTGGCTTTTGCCACTAAATCCAGAAATGGTCAAGATCCCAAAATCAAAGCTACCGTTGAACAACGGTTTAAAGATTTCAAATCAGCTCAAGGGATCCATTAA